Proteins encoded together in one Pseudomonas sp. Seg1 window:
- the pilQ gene encoding type IV pilus secretin PilQ, with product MNRIFSTLGFSLWIALMSPMVLAANLKTLDVAALPGDRVELKLSFDGPPPQPKGYTTDSPARIALDLLGVASQLASKNLDLGSGNARTATVVEAKDRTRLIVNLTQPAPYNTRVEGNNLFVVVGQGAPASAPRPAAVAPVRATAAGAPAKAFVPKTKAIRGVDFQRGTAGEGNVVIDLSDPTIAPDIQEHDGKIILSFARTQLPDKLRVRLDVKDFATPVQFVNAAATGDRAIITVEPSGTFDYSTYQTDNKLTVSIRPMTVDDLQKRNADRQAYVGDKLSLNFQDIDVRSVLQLIADFTNLNLVASDTVQGGITLRLQNVPWDQALDLVLKTKGLDKRKIGNVLLVAPADEIAARERQELESQKQIAELAPLRRELLQVNYAKAADIAKLFQSVTSAEAKIDERGSITVDERTNNIIAYQTQDRLDELRRIVAQLDIPVRQVMIEARIVEANVDYDKSLGVRWGGSIQNKGNWNTSGVSNGSSTTIGTPGSTSTNSPFVDMGTVNNTSGIGIAFITDNVLLDLELTAMEKTGNGEIVSQPKVVTSDKETAKILKGTEIPYQEASSSGATSVSFKEASLSLEVTPQITPDNRIIMEVKVTKDEPDYLNKVQDVPPIKKNEVNAKVLVNDGETIVIGGVFSNTQSKVVDKVPFLGDVPYLGRLFRRDVVSEKKSELLVFLTPRIMNNQAIAVSR from the coding sequence ATGAACAGGATTTTCTCCACCCTCGGTTTTTCGCTATGGATAGCGCTGATGTCGCCGATGGTACTCGCGGCCAATCTGAAGACGCTGGACGTGGCGGCGTTGCCGGGTGACCGCGTCGAACTGAAGCTGTCGTTCGATGGCCCGCCGCCGCAGCCCAAGGGCTACACCACCGATTCACCGGCGCGAATCGCGCTGGATCTGCTCGGGGTCGCCAGTCAGTTGGCCAGCAAGAACCTCGATCTGGGCAGTGGCAACGCACGCACGGCCACGGTGGTTGAGGCCAAGGATCGCACGCGGCTGATCGTCAATCTTACCCAGCCAGCGCCTTACAACACGCGAGTCGAAGGCAACAATCTGTTCGTGGTGGTCGGTCAGGGGGCGCCGGCAAGCGCTCCCCGTCCCGCCGCTGTTGCTCCAGTGCGCGCGACTGCGGCAGGGGCTCCCGCCAAAGCGTTCGTGCCGAAAACCAAAGCCATTCGCGGCGTGGACTTTCAGCGCGGCACCGCAGGCGAAGGCAATGTGGTCATCGACCTGTCCGACCCGACCATCGCTCCGGATATTCAGGAGCATGACGGCAAGATCATCCTCAGCTTCGCCCGCACGCAATTGCCCGACAAGCTGCGGGTACGCCTCGACGTCAAGGATTTCGCCACGCCCGTGCAGTTCGTCAACGCTGCTGCAACAGGCGATCGCGCGATCATTACCGTTGAGCCCAGCGGTACCTTCGACTATTCCACCTACCAGACCGACAACAAGTTGACCGTCAGCATCCGTCCGATGACCGTCGACGATCTGCAAAAGCGCAACGCCGATCGTCAGGCCTACGTCGGCGACAAGCTGTCGCTGAATTTTCAGGACATCGACGTGCGCTCGGTGCTGCAACTGATCGCCGACTTCACCAACCTCAATCTGGTGGCCAGCGATACGGTGCAGGGCGGCATCACTCTGCGTCTGCAAAATGTGCCATGGGATCAGGCGCTGGATCTGGTGCTGAAAACCAAGGGGCTGGACAAGCGCAAGATCGGCAATGTGCTGCTGGTCGCCCCGGCAGACGAAATCGCCGCCCGCGAGCGCCAGGAACTGGAGTCGCAAAAACAGATCGCCGAACTGGCGCCGCTGCGCCGTGAACTGCTGCAGGTGAACTACGCCAAGGCTGCCGACATCGCCAAGCTGTTCCAGTCGGTGACCAGCGCCGAAGCGAAAATCGACGAGCGCGGCTCGATCACCGTCGACGAGCGAACCAACAACATCATTGCCTACCAGACTCAGGACCGGCTCGACGAACTACGGCGAATCGTGGCGCAACTGGATATTCCCGTGCGTCAGGTGATGATCGAGGCGCGAATCGTCGAAGCCAACGTCGATTACGACAAGAGCCTGGGTGTGCGCTGGGGTGGGTCGATCCAGAACAAGGGCAACTGGAACACTTCCGGCGTCAGTAACGGCTCGTCGACCACCATCGGCACCCCGGGCAGCACCAGCACCAATTCGCCGTTCGTCGACATGGGCACCGTCAACAATACTTCGGGGATTGGCATTGCCTTCATCACCGACAACGTTTTGCTCGATCTTGAGCTGACTGCCATGGAGAAAACCGGCAATGGCGAAATCGTCTCGCAGCCCAAGGTGGTGACTTCCGACAAGGAGACCGCGAAGATCCTCAAGGGCACCGAAATTCCTTATCAGGAGGCCAGCTCAAGTGGCGCCACTTCGGTGTCGTTCAAGGAAGCTTCGCTGTCGCTGGAGGTGACGCCGCAGATCACCCCGGACAACCGCATCATCATGGAGGTCAAGGTCACCAAGGACGAGCCTGATTATCTGAACAAAGTGCAGGATGTACCGCCGATCAAAAAGAACGAGGTCAACGCCAAAGTGCTGGTAAACGACGGCGAGACCATCGTGATTGGGGGCGTTTTCTCAAATACTCAAAGCAAGGTCGTAGATAAGGTGCCATTTCTTGGCGATGTGCCGTATCTTGGCCGCCTTTTCCGGCGTGATGTGGTTTCGGAGAAAAAATCCGAGCTGCTGGTATTTCTCACTCCGCGTATCATGAATAACCAGGCGATTGCTGTGAGTCGTTGA
- the aroB gene encoding 3-dehydroquinate synthase codes for MQTLKVDLGERSYPIHIGEGLLDQPELLAPHIHGRQVAIISNETVAPLYLERLTRSLSQFSVISVVLPDGEAFKNWETLQLIFDGLLTARHDRRTTVIALGGGVIGDMAGFAAACYQRGVDFIQIPTTLLSQVDSSVGGKTGINHPLGKNMVGAFYQPNVVLIDTASLKTLPERELSAGLAEVIKYGLICDEPFLTWLEDNVDALRALDQKALTYAIERSCAAKAAVVGADEKETGVRATLNLGHTFGHAIETHMGYGVWLHGEAVAAGTVMALEMSARLGWISEQERDRGIRLFQRAGLPVIPPEEMSEADFLEHMAIDKKVIDGRLRLVLLRRMGEAVVTADYPKEVLQATLGADYRALAQLKG; via the coding sequence ATGCAGACACTCAAGGTCGATTTAGGCGAGCGCAGCTACCCGATTCATATTGGCGAAGGTTTGTTGGATCAGCCCGAGCTGCTGGCGCCGCATATTCATGGGCGGCAGGTGGCAATCATCTCCAACGAGACCGTTGCGCCGCTCTATCTCGAACGTCTGACTCGCAGCCTTTCGCAGTTTTCGGTGATTTCCGTGGTTTTGCCTGACGGCGAAGCCTTCAAGAACTGGGAAACCCTGCAACTGATCTTTGACGGCTTGCTGACCGCTCGTCATGACCGCCGCACCACCGTAATCGCCCTCGGCGGCGGTGTGATCGGCGACATGGCCGGTTTTGCTGCGGCTTGCTACCAGCGCGGCGTCGATTTCATCCAGATTCCTACCACCTTGTTGTCCCAGGTCGATTCGTCGGTGGGTGGCAAGACCGGGATCAACCATCCGCTGGGCAAGAATATGGTCGGTGCGTTCTATCAGCCGAACGTCGTGCTGATCGATACCGCGTCCCTGAAAACCCTTCCAGAGCGCGAGCTGTCGGCGGGTCTGGCGGAAGTCATCAAGTACGGTCTGATCTGCGACGAGCCGTTCCTGACCTGGCTCGAAGACAATGTCGACGCCCTGCGTGCACTGGATCAAAAGGCTCTGACGTATGCCATCGAGCGCTCCTGCGCGGCCAAGGCTGCTGTGGTTGGTGCCGATGAAAAAGAAACCGGCGTACGCGCCACGCTCAATCTCGGCCACACCTTCGGCCACGCCATCGAGACCCACATGGGCTATGGTGTCTGGTTGCATGGTGAGGCGGTGGCGGCTGGCACCGTGATGGCGCTGGAGATGTCCGCGCGTCTCGGCTGGATCAGCGAGCAGGAGCGTGATCGCGGCATTCGTCTGTTCCAGCGCGCCGGTCTGCCGGTGATCCCGCCTGAAGAGATGAGCGAGGCCGATTTTCTCGAACACATGGCAATCGACAAAAAAGTGATCGACGGTCGTCTGCGCCTGGTGCTGCTGCGCCGGATGGGCGAAGCGGTAGTGACCGCCGATTATCCGAAAGAGGTTCTACAGGCCACGCTGGGAGCGGATTACCGCGCCCTGGCTCAGCTTAAAGGTTAA
- a CDS encoding AAA family ATPase: MTSLHADEAFLGHFQLSHDPFAPRVPGFKFFPAQRKPVLGQLHHLARYSQLLLVVTGPQGSGKTLLRQALVASTNKQSVQSVVVSARGAGDAAGVLRQVAQALNVAQAEVGAILDQVVQLALTGQEVYLLVDDAEQLDESALEALMALGAGAPEGRPHVFLFGESSLIAQLEALHLEEERFHVIELQPYTEEETREYLDQRLEGAGRGVELFTADQISDIHESSEGWPGNINQVARDALIEVMIASRSAVKRPSMGFNMPKKHVLAISAVVVVAVAAAWLMPGRNKAPTTGAPANEQAQLPLGQGAANGGAPNVEFAGNTQPMPLPLVGNSQPVMRGPLAEAAGGITEGDDGVPLEGSSDTPPTVTTSAPPAGVPAGPAPTPVPVPAAKPTPAPTQIATAKPAPAAPAAKPAPAPAKPVVAAKPAEKPVTVAKAAGSSWYAGQPTSNYVVQILGTSSEATAQNFVKEQGGEYRYFKKVLNGKPLYVITYGNFANRDAAVSAIKALPAKVQAGKPWPRTVASVQQELATTR; this comes from the coding sequence ATGACTAGTTTGCATGCCGACGAGGCGTTTCTCGGCCATTTCCAGTTAAGTCACGACCCCTTCGCGCCGCGGGTGCCGGGCTTTAAATTCTTCCCGGCCCAGCGCAAACCGGTGCTGGGTCAACTGCATCACCTGGCGCGATACAGCCAGTTGCTGCTGGTGGTCACCGGCCCGCAGGGCAGCGGCAAGACTCTGCTGCGTCAGGCGCTGGTGGCCAGCACCAACAAGCAATCGGTGCAGAGCGTGGTGGTTTCCGCGCGCGGTGCCGGCGATGCCGCGGGCGTGCTGCGTCAGGTCGCTCAGGCGCTGAACGTGGCCCAGGCTGAAGTCGGCGCGATTCTGGATCAGGTGGTGCAACTCGCGCTGACCGGCCAGGAAGTCTATCTGCTGGTGGACGACGCCGAGCAGCTCGACGAATCCGCTCTCGAAGCGCTGATGGCGCTGGGTGCTGGCGCGCCGGAAGGTCGCCCGCATGTGTTCCTGTTCGGTGAGTCGTCGCTGATCGCTCAGCTTGAGGCTTTGCACCTTGAGGAAGAGCGTTTCCACGTCATCGAATTGCAGCCGTACACCGAAGAAGAGACCCGCGAGTATCTCGACCAACGGCTGGAAGGTGCAGGCCGGGGTGTCGAACTTTTCACCGCGGATCAGATCTCTGATATTCACGAAAGCTCCGAGGGTTGGCCGGGCAACATCAACCAGGTCGCTCGCGATGCTCTGATCGAAGTCATGATTGCCAGCCGCTCTGCGGTCAAGCGTCCAAGTATGGGGTTCAACATGCCGAAGAAACACGTATTGGCGATTTCCGCCGTCGTTGTGGTCGCGGTCGCCGCCGCCTGGCTGATGCCGGGTCGCAACAAGGCGCCAACCACCGGCGCGCCAGCCAACGAGCAGGCGCAACTGCCATTGGGTCAGGGCGCAGCGAATGGCGGCGCACCGAACGTTGAGTTCGCCGGTAATACGCAGCCGATGCCGTTGCCGCTGGTCGGCAACTCGCAGCCGGTGATGCGCGGTCCGTTGGCCGAAGCGGCTGGCGGGATCACCGAGGGTGACGACGGCGTGCCTTTGGAAGGTTCCAGCGATACACCGCCAACCGTGACCACTTCGGCACCGCCTGCCGGCGTTCCGGCCGGTCCTGCACCGACCCCGGTTCCAGTGCCAGCAGCCAAACCAACCCCGGCACCGACGCAAATCGCCACCGCCAAGCCTGCTCCGGCAGCGCCAGCGGCGAAACCGGCTCCAGCGCCAGCCAAGCCAGTTGTCGCTGCCAAACCGGCCGAGAAGCCGGTTACCGTCGCCAAAGCCGCCGGTAGCAGCTGGTACGCCGGGCAGCCGACCAGCAACTACGTGGTGCAGATCCTCGGCACCAGTTCGGAAGCGACCGCGCAAAACTTCGTCAAGGAGCAGGGCGGCGAGTACCGTTATTTCAAGAAAGTCCTCAACGGCAAGCCTCTCTACGTGATCACCTACGGCAACTTCGCCAATCGTGATGCAGCCGTTTCTGCCATCAAGGCCTTGCCAGCGAAGGTTCAGGCTGGTAAACCTTGGCCTCGCACTGTCGCCAGCGTCCAACAGGAACTGGCAACAACTCGCTGA
- the gltB gene encoding glutamate synthase large subunit has product MKAGLYQPDEFKDNCGFGLIAHMQGEPSHTLLQTAIEALTCMTHRGGINADGKTGDGCGLLIQKPDAFLRAIAQETFSVELPKQYAVGMVFFNQDPAKAEAARENMNREILAEGLQLIGWRKVPIDTSVLGRLALERLPQIEQVYIGGEGLSDQDMAVKLFSARRRSSVSNAVDSDHYICSFSHKTIIYKGLMMPADLAAFYPDLSDERLQTAICVFHQRFSTNTLPKWPLAQPFRFLAHNGEINTITGNRNWAQARRTKFTNDLMDLEELGPLVNRVGSDSSSMDNMLELMVTGGIDLFRGVRMIIPPAWQNVETMDPDLRAFYEYNSMHMEPWDGPAGVVMTDGRYAVCLLDRNGLRPARWVTTTNGFITVASEIGVWNYQPEDVIAKGRVGPGQILAVDTETGQILDTDAIDNRLKSRHPYKQWLRKNALRIQATMEDNDHGSAFYDVDQLKQYMKMYQVTFEERDQVLRPLGEQGYEAVGSMGDDTPMAVLSQRVRTPYDYFRQQFAQVTNPPIDPLREAIVMSLEICLGAERNIFQESPEHASRVILSSPVISPAKWRSLMNLDRPGFERQIIDLNYDESVGLEAAIRNVADQAEEAVRAGRTQIVLSDRHIAPGKLPIHASLATGAVHHRLTEKGLRCDSNILVETATARDPHHFAVLIGFGASAVYPFLAYEVLGDLIRTGEVLGDLYEVFKNYRKGITKGLLKILSKMGISTIASYRGAQLFEAIGLSEEVCDLSFRGVPSRIKGARFVDIEAEQKALATEAWSPRKPIQQGGLLKFVHGGEYHAYNPDVVNTLQAAVQQGDYAKFKEYTSLVDNRPVSMIRDLLKVKTLDTPLDISEIEPLESVLKRFDSAGISLGALSPEAHEALAEAMNRLGARSNSGEGGEDPARYGTIKSSKIKQVATGRFGVTPEYLVNAEVLQIKVAQGAKPGEGGQLPGGKVNGLIAKLRYAVPGVTLISPPPHHDIYSIEDLSQLIFDLKQVNPKALVSVKLVAEAGVGTIAAGVAKAYADLITISGYDGGTGASPLTSIKYAGAPWELGLAETHQTLRGNDLRGKVRVQTDGGLKTGLDVIKAAILGAESFGFGTAPMIALGCKYLRICHLNNCATGVATQNEKLRKDHYIGTVDMVVNFFTYVAEETREWLAKLGVRSLEELIGRTDLLEILEGQTAKQHHLDLTPLLGSDHIPADKPQFCGVERNPPFDQGLLAEKMVEMATSAINDMSGAEFDLDICNCDRSIGARISGEIARKHGNQGMAKAPITFRFKGTAGQSFGVWNAGGLNMYLEGDANDYVGKGMTGGKLVIVPPKGSVYQTQNSAIIGNTCLYGATGGKLFAAGTAGERFAVRNSGAHTVVEGTGDHCCEYMTGGFVCVLGKTGYNFGSGMTGGFAYVLDQDNTFVDRVNHELVEIQRISGEAMEAYRSHLQNVLNEYVAETDSEWGRELAENLDDYLRRFWLVKPKAANLKSLLSSTRANPQ; this is encoded by the coding sequence ATGAAAGCAGGTCTGTACCAACCAGATGAATTCAAGGATAACTGCGGTTTCGGCCTGATAGCCCATATGCAGGGCGAACCCAGTCATACCCTTTTGCAAACGGCCATTGAGGCCCTGACCTGCATGACCCACCGCGGTGGGATTAATGCCGACGGCAAGACCGGTGACGGTTGCGGTCTGCTGATTCAAAAGCCTGATGCGTTCCTGCGCGCCATTGCTCAGGAAACCTTCAGTGTCGAGTTGCCCAAGCAATACGCTGTGGGCATGGTCTTCTTCAACCAGGATCCGGCCAAGGCCGAAGCCGCTCGCGAAAACATGAACCGCGAGATCCTTGCCGAAGGCCTGCAACTGATCGGCTGGCGCAAAGTGCCGATCGACACCAGCGTCCTCGGCCGCCTGGCCCTTGAGCGCCTGCCGCAGATCGAGCAGGTGTACATCGGCGGTGAAGGCCTGAGCGATCAGGACATGGCGGTCAAGCTGTTCAGCGCCCGTCGTCGCTCGTCGGTCTCCAATGCCGTCGATTCCGACCACTACATCTGCAGCTTTTCGCACAAGACCATCATTTATAAAGGGCTGATGATGCCGGCCGATCTGGCCGCGTTCTATCCAGACCTGAGTGACGAGCGCCTGCAAACCGCGATCTGCGTGTTCCACCAGCGCTTCTCCACCAACACCTTGCCGAAATGGCCGCTGGCGCAGCCATTCCGCTTTCTCGCCCACAACGGCGAGATCAACACCATCACCGGTAACCGCAACTGGGCACAGGCCCGACGGACCAAGTTCACCAATGATCTGATGGATCTGGAAGAGCTCGGCCCGCTGGTCAACCGTGTCGGTTCCGACTCCTCGAGCATGGACAACATGCTGGAGCTGATGGTCACCGGCGGCATCGACCTGTTCCGTGGCGTGCGGATGATCATTCCGCCTGCATGGCAGAACGTCGAAACCATGGACCCGGATCTGCGTGCGTTCTACGAGTACAACTCGATGCACATGGAACCGTGGGACGGCCCGGCCGGCGTGGTCATGACCGACGGTCGCTACGCGGTGTGCCTGCTCGACCGTAACGGTCTGCGTCCGGCGCGCTGGGTCACCACCACCAACGGTTTCATCACTGTTGCTTCGGAAATCGGCGTGTGGAACTACCAGCCCGAAGACGTGATCGCCAAGGGCCGTGTCGGTCCGGGGCAGATCCTCGCCGTGGACACCGAAACCGGGCAGATCCTCGACACTGACGCGATCGACAACCGTCTGAAATCCCGTCATCCGTACAAGCAATGGCTGCGCAAGAATGCCCTGCGCATCCAGGCGACCATGGAAGACAACGACCACGGTTCGGCGTTCTACGACGTCGATCAGCTCAAGCAGTACATGAAGATGTATCAGGTCACGTTCGAAGAGCGTGATCAGGTACTGCGCCCGCTCGGCGAACAAGGCTACGAAGCCGTGGGTTCGATGGGCGATGACACGCCGATGGCCGTGCTGTCCCAGCGTGTGCGCACGCCGTACGACTATTTCCGTCAGCAGTTCGCGCAGGTCACCAACCCGCCGATCGACCCGCTGCGTGAAGCCATCGTGATGTCGCTGGAAATCTGCCTCGGTGCCGAGCGCAACATTTTCCAGGAGTCGCCGGAACACGCCTCGCGCGTGATCCTCAGCTCGCCGGTTATTTCCCCGGCCAAGTGGCGCTCGCTGATGAACCTCGACCGCCCGGGTTTCGAGCGGCAGATCATCGACCTCAACTACGACGAAAGCGTCGGCCTCGAAGCGGCGATCCGCAACGTTGCCGATCAGGCTGAAGAAGCCGTGCGAGCCGGGCGTACCCAGATCGTTCTGAGCGACCGCCATATCGCCCCGGGCAAGCTGCCGATCCACGCCTCGCTGGCCACCGGTGCGGTCCACCACCGCCTGACCGAAAAAGGCCTGCGCTGCGATTCCAACATCCTCGTTGAAACCGCCACCGCCCGTGACCCGCACCACTTTGCGGTGCTGATCGGTTTCGGCGCCTCGGCGGTGTATCCGTTCCTGGCTTATGAAGTGCTGGGTGACCTGATCCGTACCGGTGAAGTGCTGGGCGACCTCTACGAGGTGTTCAAGAACTACCGCAAAGGCATCACCAAAGGTCTGCTGAAGATTCTGTCGAAGATGGGTATCTCGACCATCGCTTCGTACCGTGGTGCGCAGCTGTTCGAAGCCATCGGTTTGTCCGAAGAGGTTTGCGACCTGAGCTTCCGTGGCGTGCCGAGCCGCATCAAGGGCGCGCGTTTCGTCGACATCGAAGCCGAGCAGAAAGCACTCGCCACCGAAGCCTGGAGCCCGCGCAAGCCGATCCAGCAGGGCGGTCTGCTGAAGTTCGTCCACGGTGGCGAATATCACGCCTACAACCCGGACGTGGTCAACACCCTGCAAGCCGCTGTGCAGCAGGGCGACTACGCCAAGTTCAAGGAATACACCTCACTGGTGGATAACCGCCCGGTGTCGATGATCCGTGACCTGCTCAAGGTCAAGACCCTCGACACGCCGCTGGACATCAGTGAAATCGAACCGCTGGAATCGGTGCTCAAGCGCTTCGACTCCGCCGGTATCTCGCTGGGCGCACTGTCGCCGGAAGCTCACGAAGCCCTGGCCGAAGCCATGAACCGCCTCGGTGCGCGTTCTAACTCCGGCGAAGGCGGCGAAGACCCGGCGCGCTACGGCACCATCAAGAGCTCGAAAATCAAGCAGGTCGCGACGGGCCGTTTCGGGGTCACCCCGGAATACCTGGTCAACGCCGAAGTGCTGCAGATCAAGGTCGCTCAAGGCGCCAAGCCGGGCGAGGGCGGGCAACTGCCGGGCGGTAAAGTCAACGGGCTGATCGCCAAGCTGCGTTACGCAGTGCCGGGCGTGACGCTGATTTCGCCACCGCCGCACCACGACATCTATTCGATCGAAGACTTGTCGCAGCTGATTTTCGACCTGAAACAGGTCAACCCGAAGGCGCTGGTCTCGGTGAAACTCGTTGCTGAAGCGGGCGTCGGCACCATCGCCGCCGGTGTGGCCAAGGCCTACGCGGACTTGATCACCATCTCCGGCTACGACGGTGGCACCGGTGCTTCGCCGCTGACCTCGATCAAATACGCGGGCGCACCGTGGGAACTGGGCTTGGCTGAAACCCACCAGACCCTGCGCGGCAATGACCTGCGCGGCAAAGTCCGGGTGCAGACCGACGGTGGCCTGAAAACCGGCCTCGACGTGATCAAGGCTGCGATTCTCGGCGCCGAAAGCTTCGGCTTCGGTACCGCGCCAATGATCGCCCTGGGCTGCAAATACCTGCGCATCTGCCACCTGAACAACTGCGCCACCGGCGTCGCGACTCAGAATGAGAAGCTGCGCAAGGATCACTACATCGGCACCGTCGACATGGTGGTGAATTTCTTCACCTACGTCGCCGAAGAAACCCGTGAGTGGCTGGCCAAGCTCGGCGTGCGCTCCCTCGAAGAGCTGATCGGTCGTACCGATCTGCTGGAAATCCTCGAAGGTCAGACCGCCAAGCAACATCACCTGGATCTGACCCCGCTGCTGGGCAGCGATCACATCCCGGCGGACAAACCGCAATTCTGCGGCGTTGAGCGCAACCCGCCGTTCGACCAAGGCCTGCTGGCCGAGAAAATGGTCGAGATGGCGACGTCGGCAATCAACGACATGAGCGGCGCCGAGTTCGATCTGGACATCTGTAACTGCGACCGTTCGATCGGCGCACGGATCTCCGGCGAAATCGCACGCAAGCATGGCAACCAAGGCATGGCGAAAGCGCCGATCACCTTCCGTTTCAAAGGCACGGCCGGGCAGAGCTTCGGCGTGTGGAACGCCGGCGGCCTGAACATGTATCTGGAAGGTGACGCCAACGACTACGTCGGCAAAGGCATGACCGGCGGCAAGCTGGTCATCGTGCCGCCGAAGGGCAGCGTCTATCAGACTCAAAACAGCGCCATCATCGGCAACACCTGCCTGTACGGCGCCACCGGCGGCAAGCTGTTCGCCGCCGGCACCGCAGGCGAGCGTTTCGCCGTGCGTAACTCCGGTGCCCACACGGTTGTGGAAGGCACTGGCGATCACTGCTGCGAGTACATGACCGGTGGTTTCGTCTGCGTTCTGGGCAAGACCGGTTACAACTTCGGCTCTGGCATGACCGGTGGTTTCGCCTACGTGCTCGATCAGGACAACACCTTCGTTGACCGGGTCAACCACGAACTGGTGGAAATCCAGCGGATCAGCGGCGAGGCGATGGAAGCCTACCGCAGCCACCTGCAAAACGTGCTGAACGAGTACGTCGCGGAAACCGACAGCGAGTGGGGTCGTGAGCTCGCCGAAAACCTCGATGACTACCTGCGCCGTTTCTGGCTGGTCAAGCCTAAGGCTGCCAACCTGAAATCGTTGCTTTCCAGCACTCGTGCCAACCCGCAGTGA
- the aroK gene encoding shikimate kinase AroK has product MRNLILVGPMGAGKSTIGRLLAKELRLPFKDSDKEIELRTGANIPWIFDKEGEPGFRDREQAMIAELCAFDGVVLATGGGAVMRDANRKALHEGGRVVYLHASVEQQVGRTSRDRNRPLLRTADPAKTLRDLLAIRDPLYREIADLVVETDERPPRMVVLDILDRLAQLPPR; this is encoded by the coding sequence GTGCGAAATTTGATTCTTGTAGGACCGATGGGGGCTGGAAAAAGCACCATCGGCCGATTACTGGCCAAAGAGCTGCGCCTGCCGTTCAAAGATTCCGACAAGGAAATTGAACTGCGTACGGGCGCCAATATCCCGTGGATCTTCGACAAGGAAGGCGAGCCCGGCTTTCGCGATCGTGAGCAGGCGATGATCGCCGAGCTGTGCGCGTTCGACGGCGTGGTACTGGCGACCGGCGGCGGTGCGGTGATGCGTGACGCCAATCGCAAGGCTCTGCATGAGGGCGGTCGCGTGGTGTATCTGCACGCCTCCGTCGAACAGCAGGTTGGCCGCACCTCCCGCGATCGCAACCGGCCGTTGCTGCGCACTGCCGATCCGGCGAAAACCCTGCGTGATCTGCTCGCGATCCGTGATCCGCTTTATCGGGAAATCGCCGATCTGGTGGTGGAAACCGACGAACGGCCGCCGCGCATGGTCGTGCTCGACATTCTCGACCGCCTGGCGCAGCTTCCTCCCCGTTAA